The sequence CGCGTCGGGGAGACCTTCGAAGCCACCGTCATCGACGTCAAGGACGGGGAGCCCCTGGTGGGCACGGTCCACCTGGAGGACCCGGCGGTGGTCGGCCGCATCCGGTCCACCACGCTCGACCTGCCCTTGGGCGACCGGATCCGGGTCCGGTTGACGGAGGCCGACCCGGGCACCTCGAAGATCCTCTTCGCGCCCGTCTGACGCGGCCTAGGCTCCGGCGGGCTGCCGACGCAGGGCGGTGACCAGCGCGCGCGGGTCGTCGGCGTGGAAGCGGACGGTCCGGGCCTCGCCCGTGGCGCCGAGCGGCCGGGTGAAGCGCAGCGGCCGGTTCAGTTCCAGGGTGACGGTGGTCTGGCTGCCGACGATCAGGTCGAGCACCCCGTCCTCGGACAGCGTGACCAGTCGGCCCTCGGGGTAACGCCGGTCCACCCGTACGGAGGCCACCGCGTCCGACGGGACGGCCAGGTCGAACAGGGCCCCGTAGCGGATCCTCAGCGACCCGTCGGGGCGGACCACGTGCGGCCGGGTCACACACGCGGCGTGCAGCGCGAGGACGAGCAGGATGCCGTACACGTCCAGCACCAGCATCACCCGGTGGACCGTCGGCCAGGGGATGAGCAGGGCCAGGCCGATGGTCTCGATCACCGACACGAAGAGCATCCCGTACATCATGGCCGTCTGCGGTCCGGTGTACGCGGCGGCGAGGTCCCCGGGGCGCACCCCGTGCTTGCCGCGGACGGCCCACCGGCCCAGCGAGGCGGCGGCGCGCAGTTCGTGCAGCACCAGCCGCCGCACCTGCGTCGGGACCACGGCCCGGACCGCGGCGCGGCGTGCGGCCCGGCGGTCCGCGCCGCGGGCCCGCTCGACGGCGTAGAGGCCGTACAGCACCCAGGCTTCCAGCAGCAGTACGCCGACGAGGAGTACCTCGGTGACGGCGAGCGCCCATCCGGGCAGGCGCACCCCGGCCGCCAGACACACCACGAGCCCCAGCTCCGCCGGGACGACGGCGGTGACGGCGATCCGTGCCGCCCGTATGCGGGTCATCCCCGCCCCCTCTCCATGAACGCCTCCATGACGAGGCGGACGACTTCGGCCTGCGCGGGCGCGTACTCGGCGAGCAGCGCCTCCTTGAACCCGGTCACGACCACCCCGTCGGTGGGGATCGCGGCGAACACCTCGTCGGGGACGGCCGCCACCAGCTCCGCCGCCAGGGGCGGGATCCGCGGGTCGTCCACGGGCGCGTCGGCGAGCTCGTCGAGGCGCACGTACAGCGCGAGCACGGCGGGATCGGCGGCCAGCGGGCCCATCGCGGCGTAGATCTCCTGGCCGCCCGCGCCCGTCGCGTCGAGCAGGGTCAGGTGTTCGCGGTCCTTGGCGGCGGCCGGCGAGTCGGTCTGCGGCGCCTTCGCCAACAGCGCGGCGAGCCCGGGCGAGAGCGGCTCGGCCTCCCCCGGCCCGGCGGCGAGCAGCACGGCGAGCCGGCGTCGCCGCTCCTGGATCTCGGCCTCCTGCCGGGCGAGGTCGGCGTCGAGTTCCGTGAGGACCTCGGCCAGTTCGCGCCCGGCGTCGTCGGCGAGGACGTCCCGCACCTCGTCGAGGCCGAGCCCGAGCTCGGTGAGCCGGCGTACGCGGGCCAACAGGACGGCGTCACGGAGGCTGTAGGCCCGGTAGCCGTTGGGGCGCCGCTCCGGTTCCGGGAGGAGCCCGACATGGTGGTAGTGCCGGATCGCCCGGGTGGTGACCCCGACGACCGCGGCGATCTCTCCGATCCGCATGCCCCCAGTAGAAACCCTGCCGCTGCGTCAAGGTCAAGCAAGGTCGGGCGCGGTCGTCGCCGCGGGTAACATGGTCGCCACGGCAGACGAGTCGGCCGGGCGGCCGCGTCGGGGTCTCAGGATCCCGCCGAGGAACGTCCGGGCTCCACAGGGCAGGGTGGTGGCTAACGGCCACCCGGGGTGACCCGCGGGACAGTGCCACAGAAAACAGACCGCCAGGGGCTTCGGCCCTCGGTAAGGGTGAAACGGTGGTGTAAGAGACCACCAGCGCCTGAGGTGACTCAGGCGGCTAGGTAAACCCCACCCGGAGCAAGGTCAAGAGGATCCGTCCCCGGACGGGTCTGCGCGAACGATCGAGGGCTGCTCGCCCGAGTTCGCGGGTAGACCGCACGAGGCCGGTGGCAACACCGGTCCTAGATGGATGGCCGTCTCCCCGGCGACCGCGAGGTCACCGGGCGACAGAACCCGGCGTACAGGCCGGCTCGTCTGCCGCTTCCACTCCCGTTCGGGGCAAGCGGTTCTCCCGCCGGGCTCCGCCCGGACCCGCGCCTCAAACGCCGGCGGGGCTGGGTGGTGTGGGGCGGTGCCCCGGCGGAGTGTCTCCTCGGCTCGCGCGGTACCGCATGTCTCTGCCATAGCCGGTGGTGCGCGCTCGTCCTGCGGGGACACTCCACCGTGCCCCCGCCCCACGGCAGAACTTCGACAGTGGCCCCGAAGCCGCCCCGACGCGTGGGGAGCGGGGACGGGCAGGGGTGTCCCCGCAGGACGAGCGCGCAACCACCGCACACAGCCGAGACATGCCCGCATCGCGCGAGCCGAGGAGACACCCCTGCCCGGCCCCGCGCACCACCCCGCACCGTCATCGGACCCCGCCGCCCCGCCCGAGGGAACGGCGCGAGCCGAGGAGACACCCCTGCCCGGCCCCGCGCACCACCCCGCACCGCGCCCGAACCCCGGCCCCCAGACCGACCCGGACCCCGCCCGGCCCCCCGCCAGGGGCACCGCCAGGGCTACCGCAGGTGGGACGTGTCGTTCAGGAGGCGGACCGAGGCGTTGCCGTCCGCGTAGTAGGCCACCGCCGACAGGGAGGCCGCCGAGAGTTCCATGCGGAACAGGGCTTCCGGCGGGGCGCCCAGGGCCAGGCGGACCAGGATCTTGACCGGGGTCACGTGGGTGACCAGCAGGACCGTGCGGCCCGCGTGCGCGGACAGCAGGCGGTCGCGGGTCGCCGAGATCCGGCGGGTGGCGGACAGGAAGCTCTCGCCGCCGCCCGTCGGGGCCGCCTTCGGGGAGTCCAGCCACGCCTGGAGGTCGTCCGGGAAGCGCTGCTGCACCTCGGCGAAGGTCAGACCCTCCCACGCCCCGAAGTCCACCTCGCGCAGGCCCTCTTCGACCGTCACCGTGAGGCCGAGACGGTCCGCGACCGCCTGCGCGGTCTCCCGGCAGCGGCGCAGCGGGGAGCTGATGATCGTTTGGACGGTGCCGCGGGCGGCCAGCGCCTCGGCGACCGCGGCGGCCTGCCGCAGGCCCGCCGGGGACAGTTCGGGGTCGCTGCCGCCGCTGCCGGAGAAGCGCTTCTGCGGGGTGAGGGCGGTCTCGCCGTGCCGCAGCAGCACGAAGGTGGCCGGCGCCCCCATGTCCGGGCCCCAGCCGTGGCTGCCGGCGACGGCCGGCGCATCGGCGTCGAGGCAGGGCTCGATCGCCTCCGTCAGGGCCTCGGCGTCGGCGAACAGCGTGTCCGCGAGCTCCTGGGCCGCCGTGGCCTTGGCCGCGGAGGCGGAGGCGGTGACCAGGGCCGCGCGCACGGCCGCGGCCCCCTTCGCCGCGTCCCCGGGCGGACCCACCGGAGCCGGCGGGGTGGCCAGGGCGCGCGCCGCACCGTGGTCGAGGGCGGCCGTGGACGCCGACGGCTCCCACTGCTTGCCGCGCTTGCCCGCGTCCATCGCCTCGTTCGCGAGCCGGTCCGCGTGCTTGTTCTGCTCGCGCGGGATCCACTCGTACGTCACCTGGGCGCGCGGCAGGATCCGCGCGGCCTCGGCGGCGAGCGGCTTCATGTCCGGGTGCTTGATCTTCCAGCGGCCCGACATCTGCTCGACGACCAGCTTCGAGTCCATCCGGACCAGGATCTGCGCGTCGGAGGCGAGCTCACGGGCCGCCGCGAGCCCGGCGATCAGACCCTTGTACTCGGCCACGTTGTTCGTCGCGACACCGATGTACTCCGCGCGCTCGGCCAGCGTCTCGCCCGTCGCCGGGTCGAGCACCACCGCGCCGTAGCCGGCCGGCCCCGGGTTGCCCCGGGACCCGCCGTCCGCCTCCACGACAAAGCGCGGCATCAGATGCCCGAGTCGGCCGTACGGACCAGGATGCGGCCGCAGTTCTCGTGACGGACGACCTGGTCGCGGGCCGCGGCCTTGATCTCGTTGACCTCGGCCATGTCGAGCTCCAGTCGGCAGCCCTCGCAGCGGCGCTGGTAGAGGCGCGCGGCGCCGACCCCGCCCTGCTTGACGCGGATCTTCTCGTACAGCGCCATCAGGTCGGTCGGCATGGACGCGACGATGACCTCGCGGTCCTTGGTGACCTTCGCGACCTCGGTGTCGATCTCGGTGGTCGCCGCGTCACGGCGCGCGGTGGCGTCGGCGGCCTTGGCCTCCAGGGCCGTGACGCGCTCGGTCAGTTCGGTGACGCGCTCCTGCGCACCCTCCAGACGCTCCATGACCTCCAGGACCACGTCCTCCAGGTCACCCTGGCGCTTGGCGAGGGAGACGACCTCGCTCTGCAGGTTCGCCAGGTCCCGGGCCGAGATGCCCACGCCCGAGTCGAGCCGCTGCTGGTCACGGACGGCGCGCTGGCGCACCTGGTCCACGTCCTGCTCCGCCTTGGTCTGCTCGCGCGCGGTGTCGCTCGCCTGGGTCTGGGCGGCGACGAGCAGGTCGCGCTGCTGCGCCAGGTCCTTGGTGAGCGAGTCGAGCTCGGCGTGCTCGGGCAGCGACTTGCGCTTGTGGGCGAGCTGAGACAGCCGGACGTCCAGGGCCTGGACGTCGAGAAGTCGGATCTGGTCGGCGGGCTCGGCGTTCAGTTGGGGGCTCCAGAGATAGAAGGGGGTGTGACGGACGGCGCGTGGGCCGTCCAAGGGTCGGTGACCGTGTGCGAGACGTGGGTCCGCAGACCCCAGCCGTGGCGCTCGGAGACGGCGTCGAGCTGCGCGGCCGCCTGCTCGCACCAGGGCCACTCGGTGGCCCAGTGCGCGGCGTCGACGAGGGCGAGCGGGCGGCTCGTCTCGCGGGCCTCGGACACCGGGTGGTGACGCAGGTCGGCGGTCAGGAAGACGTCCACACCGGCGGCGCGGACCTGCTCGAAGAGGCTGTCGCCGGAGCCGCCGCTGACGGCGATGCGGCGGACCGGCATGTCCGGGTCGCCGGCCACGCGGATGCCTTGGGCGGTCGGCGGCAGCCAGGCCGCGGCGCGGGCCGCGAACTCGCGCAGGGTCTCGGGGTGGTCCAGTTCGCAGATCCGGCCGAGGCCGCGGCGGCCTTCCGGATCGGTCGGGTCGGGCACGAGCGGGCCGGTGATCCGCAGGTCGAGGGCGCCGGCGAGGGCGTCGGAGACTCCCGGGTCGGCGGTGTCGGCGTTGGTGTGCGCGACGTGCAGCGCGATGTCGTTCTTGATCAGCGTGTGCACGACGCGGCCCTTGAAGGTGCCGGCCTCGACGGTGGTGGTGCCGCGCAGGTAGAGGGGGTGGTGGGTGATGATCAGATCGGCACCCAGCTTCACCGCCTCGTCGGCGATCTCCTGAACGGGGTCCACGGCGAACAGGACCCGGGTGACCTCGGCGTCCGGGTCGCCGCAGACGGTTCCGACGGCATCCCACTGCTCGGCCCGCGAGGGGGGCCAGAGAGCGTCCAGCGCGGCGATGACTTCAGAGAGACGGGGCACGGGCCAAGGCTACCGTCCGGGGCGACCGTCCCGGTCAGGACAGCCCTGCCGGACGAGGCCCCCACCCCACGGGCGGGACATACCGGAACATTTCTGTCCGCCGTCCCGCCCCGTGCCTGCCGCGGCCCTCGTCCCGGACCGGCCGCGGGCCCCCGCCCCGATACCGACGAGCACAAACGCCCCGTCCGCCACGCACGAATCGCCGCCCGGACACCCGTATGTGTGAAGCGGTGTTGGTGGTGTTGTTCGCCGTGATGCCCGAAAACTAGCTTCCCCCCCGGAGGTGACCACGGATGACTGTCTGTGCCATCGAAATGACGACCACGACCGCGTTCACCATCGCCGCGGACGGGTCGTACGCCGCCCGGCTGGCCGGGGAGGGCGACGCCCTCTACGCGGAGCGCTGGACCCTCGCCGGGCCCGAGGCGTACGCGGTACCGCTGCCGCTCGCGCAGCCCGAGGAGGCGGACAGCGAGGTGCTGCCGCTGGCCGACGGGCGGGTGCTGATCCACCGGCGGGTGGCGGAGCGGCACGCCTTCGCACTGCTGTACCCGACGGGAGCCGAGACCGGGCCGAGCACCGGCGAGCTCCAGCTGGGCGGGGTGGAGGTGCGCGAGGGCGTACGGGTGCGCCTGCTCCCGCCGTGCCCGGCCGGTACCGGTGCCTTCGCCCTGGCCGCGGAGGACACCGTGACCACGGTCTGGCAGGTGACCGGCGACCCGTCGGGGCCGCGGCCCGTCGCCCGGATCCCGGGACGGTGCTCGGGCGGGGTCTGGCTGGACCGGGCGGGCCGGCTGCTGGCCCTGGACCGCGAACTGGAGGGCATCACCAAGGCCGTCGCCGTGGACCTGGCGAGCGCCGGGGTGTCCCCGCTGCTGCAGATCACCGAGGACAGCGACGACCGGCTGCTGCTGGCCGACCCGGACAGCGGGCTGCTGCTGATCCGCTCCGACGCCCCGGGCACCGCACGCCTGGGCTGGGGCGTGCTCGGCAGCTCCCTGCCCGTCCGCTTCCCGGAGTGCCTGGCCCGAACGGGTGAGGCCCGGCCGTTCGCGGTCCAGCCCGGCCAGTCCCTGATGCCGGAGACCTGCGGGGTGGCGCTGCGGCTGCCCGAGGGCGACATCGGGCTGTGGCGGCCCGCCGACCGGCAGGTCTTCCGGCTCGCCGCCCCGACGGGCTGGCTCGGCGGGAGCGGCCTGTGGAGCGCGCAGGGCCGCCTGCACCTCCCGTACGCGACCCCCGAGGTGTCCTGCGGGATGGTCGGCCTGGAGCTGCCGGCCTCGCCTCCCCCGCCGGTCGTCCTGGAGTCGCCCACGCCGACCGCCCCCCGCCCGGTCCCGCTCCAGCAGGCACCGCTGGCGGGGCGCTAGGGGCAGGGGGCAAGGGGCGGTCGCCGCCGGTGGGCTCAGGCGTGCTTGAGGCCCAGGACCTCCGTCGCGGCGAAGGTCTCGTTCGCCGGGCGGGACGCGTAGTGCGGGGTCAGGAGTTCGTCGAGCTCCTCGTAGGAGAAGGACTCCTTGGCCGTGTCGAACTTGGCGGCCACCCTCGGGCGCTCCATGACGGCCACGATGCCGCCGTGCACGACGAACAGTTGACCGTTGGCCTTGGCGGAGGCGGGCGAGGCCAGGTAGCCGACGAGCGGTGAGACGTGCTCGGGGGCGAGGGCGTCCAGCTTGCCCTCGTCCGGGACTGCGAAGCCGGCGAAGACGTCCTCGGTCATCCGGGTACGGGCCCGCGGGCAGATGGCGTTGGCCGTCACCCCGTACTTGGCGAGCGCCAGGGCGGTGGAGGTGGTCAGGCCCACGATGCCGCCCTTGGCCGCCGCGTAGTTCGGCTGACCGGCCGAGCCGCCGAGGAAGGCCTCGGAGGAGGTGTTGACGATCCGGCCGTAGACCGGGCCGCCGGCCGCCTTCGACCGCTCGCGCCAGTGCACGGAGGCGAAATGGGTGGTGTTGAAGTGGCCCTTGAGGTGGACCCGGATCACCGAGTCCCACTCCTCCTCCGACATCGAGAAGACCATCCGGTCGCGCAGGATGCCCGCGTTGTTGACCAGGATGTCCAGCTTCCCGAAACGGGACACCGCCAACTCGATCAGCTCCCGGGCCTGCTCGAAGTCGGCCACGTCGCCCAGGTGCGCCACCGCCCGACCGCCCGCGGCGCGGATCTCCGCGGCGACCTCCTCCGCCGGGGCGGCCGAGGCCTCCCCTGAGCCGTCCCGGCCGCTCTGGCCGAAGTCGTTGACGACCACGCTCGCGCCGAGCCGGGCGAGCTCGATCGCCTCGGCCCGGCCGAGCCCGCGGCCCGCGCCCGTCACGATGGCGGAGAGCCCCTCAAGTGGGAGTGACATCCGTAGCGTTCCTCTCGCAGGTCTCGGAGCTGGTCAGAGTTCGATGCAGGTGCGCAGGGCCACGCCCGTACGCATCTGGTCGAGCGCGTCGTTGATCTCGGCGAGCTGCACCCGGTGTGTGATCAGGCTCGCCAGGTCCACCCGGCCGGCCCGCCACAGGGCGATGGTGCGCTCGTAGGAGCGGAGCACGTCCCCGCCGCCGTACATCGACGGCAGGATCTTCTTCTCGTCGAAGAAGAGCGAGAACATGTCGATCTGGTAGTTGTCGTCCATCGCGCCGGCGCCGACGATCACCACGCTGCCGCCGCGGCGGGTCATCTTGTAGGCGGTCTGCGCGGTGGTGGACTTGCCGACGACCTCGAAGACGTAGTCGAAGCCCTCGCCGCCGGTGATCCGGTTCTTGGCGTCGTCGAAGGCCTCGGGACCCACGGCCTCGGTGGCTCCGAACCGCAGGGCCGCCTCGCGCCGCGACTCCACCGGGTCGACGGCGATGATCTGGGCCGCACCCTGGACCTTGGCGCCCTGGATGACGGAGATGCCGACGCCGCCACACCCGATGACGGCGACCGAGGATCCGGCCTCCACCTTGGCGGTGTTGATGGCCGCACCGAGGCCGGTGGTGACCCCGCAGCCGATCAGCGCGGCGATGTCGAAGGGCACGTCGTCGGGGATCGGGACGGCGCACGAGGCGTCGACCACGAGCTCCTCGGCGAAGGTGCCGGTCGCGGCGAAGCCGAAGATGTCACCGCCCGCGCGACGGAAGTTGGGGGTGCCCGCGTTGACCAGGCTCGCCAGGCACAGGTGACCCTGGCCGCGCTTGCAGGACGGACAGTGGCCGCACGGCGGCAGCCAGCAGACGAGGACCCGGTCGCCCTGCTTGAGGGTGGTGACCCCGTCACCGACGTCGGAGATCACCCCGGAGCCCTCGTGGCCGGGGATGAAGGGGGCGGGCTGCGGCAGGACGCCGCTCATCGCGGAGAGGTCCGAGTGGCACAGGCCGGTGGCCTTGATCCGGATCTTCACCTTGCCCGGGCCGAGGCCCACGGCCTCCATGTCGTCGACGACTTCGAGCTTGTCCTGGCCGATCTCGCTCTGCAGTGCTGCGCGCACGGTGCGGCTCCTTGGGTCTCGTACTCGTACGGTCTGGTTCTCGTACTCGCGGTTGCGCGTGCTCGTGGCTACGCGCGCTCGTGGCTACGCGTGCTCGACGACGGTGTCGGCGAGGACCGGCGCGTCGTCCCGCTCGACGGCGGTCACCGACACCAGGACCCGGCCGGGCTCCTGCCACATCCGGATGCGCAGCGTCTCGCCCGGGAAGACGATCCCGGCGAAGCGCGTGCGGTAGGCGCGGACCCGGGAGACGTCCCCGCCCAGGGCCGTGTCGACGACGGCCTTGAGGGTCATCCCGTACGAGCACAGGCCGTGCAGGATCGGCTGGTCGAAGCCGGCCGTCTTGGCGAACTCGGGGTCGGCGTGCAGCGGGTTCCAGTCGCCGGAGAGGCGGTAGAGGAGCGCCTGGTCCTCACGGATGCGCCGCTCCTCGACGCGGTCCGGGGCGCGCTCGGGCAGTTCCTCCCGTACGGAGGGACCGCGCTCGCCGCCGAACCCGCCCTCACCCCGGACGAAGATCTGCGCATCGCTCGTCCACAGGGGCCCGTCGGCGTCGGCGACCTCGGTGCGCAGGACGACGACGGCGGCCTTGCCCTTGTCGTAGAGGGCCGCGACCCGGGCGGTCGAGGTGGCCCGGCCCTTGACCGGGATGGGCCGGTGCAGCTCGATGGACTGGCCGCCGTGCAGCACGTGGGCGAGGTTGATGTCGATCCCGGGGGCGGCGAGGCCGCCCATCATCGCCATCCCGGCGCCGGCGACCGTCGCGAAGCTGGGCAGGACGTGGAGCTTGGATTCGAGGGTGTAGCGCAGCTCGTCCGGGTCGGTGGCCGGCCGGCCCGCGCCGAGGCCGAGGTGGTAGAGCTGGATGTCCTTGTGGTCCCAGCCGATGTCCCCCAGGCGGGGGTCGGCGGCGAGGGCCTTGGCGGCATCGATCGGCATGGGGATGCTGCT comes from Streptomyces virginiae and encodes:
- a CDS encoding MaoC/PaaZ C-terminal domain-containing protein, which codes for MPIDAAKALAADPRLGDIGWDHKDIQLYHLGLGAGRPATDPDELRYTLESKLHVLPSFATVAGAGMAMMGGLAAPGIDINLAHVLHGGQSIELHRPIPVKGRATSTARVAALYDKGKAAVVVLRTEVADADGPLWTSDAQIFVRGEGGFGGERGPSVREELPERAPDRVEERRIREDQALLYRLSGDWNPLHADPEFAKTAGFDQPILHGLCSYGMTLKAVVDTALGGDVSRVRAYRTRFAGIVFPGETLRIRMWQEPGRVLVSVTAVERDDAPVLADTVVEHA
- a CDS encoding zinc ribbon domain-containing protein; translation: MNAEPADQIRLLDVQALDVRLSQLAHKRKSLPEHAELDSLTKDLAQQRDLLVAAQTQASDTAREQTKAEQDVDQVRQRAVRDQQRLDSGVGISARDLANLQSEVVSLAKRQGDLEDVVLEVMERLEGAQERVTELTERVTALEAKAADATARRDAATTEIDTEVAKVTKDREVIVASMPTDLMALYEKIRVKQGGVGAARLYQRRCEGCRLELDMAEVNEIKAAARDQVVRHENCGRILVRTADSGI
- a CDS encoding bifunctional RNase H/acid phosphatase; translation: MPRFVVEADGGSRGNPGPAGYGAVVLDPATGETLAERAEYIGVATNNVAEYKGLIAGLAAARELASDAQILVRMDSKLVVEQMSGRWKIKHPDMKPLAAEAARILPRAQVTYEWIPREQNKHADRLANEAMDAGKRGKQWEPSASTAALDHGAARALATPPAPVGPPGDAAKGAAAVRAALVTASASAAKATAAQELADTLFADAEALTEAIEPCLDADAPAVAGSHGWGPDMGAPATFVLLRHGETALTPQKRFSGSGGSDPELSPAGLRQAAAVAEALAARGTVQTIISSPLRRCRETAQAVADRLGLTVTVEEGLREVDFGAWEGLTFAEVQQRFPDDLQAWLDSPKAAPTGGGESFLSATRRISATRDRLLSAHAGRTVLLVTHVTPVKILVRLALGAPPEALFRMELSAASLSAVAYYADGNASVRLLNDTSHLR
- a CDS encoding Nif3-like dinuclear metal center hexameric protein; the protein is MPRLSEVIAALDALWPPSRAEQWDAVGTVCGDPDAEVTRVLFAVDPVQEIADEAVKLGADLIITHHPLYLRGTTTVEAGTFKGRVVHTLIKNDIALHVAHTNADTADPGVSDALAGALDLRITGPLVPDPTDPEGRRGLGRICELDHPETLREFAARAAAWLPPTAQGIRVAGDPDMPVRRIAVSGGSGDSLFEQVRAAGVDVFLTADLRHHPVSEARETSRPLALVDAAHWATEWPWCEQAAAQLDAVSERHGWGLRTHVSHTVTDPWTAHAPSVTPPSISGAPN
- a CDS encoding 3-oxoacyl-ACP reductase; translated protein: MSLPLEGLSAIVTGAGRGLGRAEAIELARLGASVVVNDFGQSGRDGSGEASAAPAEEVAAEIRAAGGRAVAHLGDVADFEQARELIELAVSRFGKLDILVNNAGILRDRMVFSMSEEEWDSVIRVHLKGHFNTTHFASVHWRERSKAAGGPVYGRIVNTSSEAFLGGSAGQPNYAAAKGGIVGLTTSTALALAKYGVTANAICPRARTRMTEDVFAGFAVPDEGKLDALAPEHVSPLVGYLASPASAKANGQLFVVHGGIVAVMERPRVAAKFDTAKESFSYEELDELLTPHYASRPANETFAATEVLGLKHA
- a CDS encoding Zn-dependent alcohol dehydrogenase, translated to MRAALQSEIGQDKLEVVDDMEAVGLGPGKVKIRIKATGLCHSDLSAMSGVLPQPAPFIPGHEGSGVISDVGDGVTTLKQGDRVLVCWLPPCGHCPSCKRGQGHLCLASLVNAGTPNFRRAGGDIFGFAATGTFAEELVVDASCAVPIPDDVPFDIAALIGCGVTTGLGAAINTAKVEAGSSVAVIGCGGVGISVIQGAKVQGAAQIIAVDPVESRREAALRFGATEAVGPEAFDDAKNRITGGEGFDYVFEVVGKSTTAQTAYKMTRRGGSVVIVGAGAMDDNYQIDMFSLFFDEKKILPSMYGGGDVLRSYERTIALWRAGRVDLASLITHRVQLAEINDALDQMRTGVALRTCIEL
- a CDS encoding MerR family transcriptional regulator codes for the protein MRIGEIAAVVGVTTRAIRHYHHVGLLPEPERRPNGYRAYSLRDAVLLARVRRLTELGLGLDEVRDVLADDAGRELAEVLTELDADLARQEAEIQERRRRLAVLLAAGPGEAEPLSPGLAALLAKAPQTDSPAAAKDREHLTLLDATGAGGQEIYAAMGPLAADPAVLALYVRLDELADAPVDDPRIPPLAAELVAAVPDEVFAAIPTDGVVVTGFKEALLAEYAPAQAEVVRLVMEAFMERGRG